The Sinorhizobium alkalisoli genomic interval TAGCGAGCTGTGGATCGTCCCGCCAATCCTCCCATGGCGGCAGTCGGTCCGGCCTTCTGATCTGCCCCTTCCGCATTTCCAGCAGGTTTTTTCACGGGACCGCTTCCGCGCGGCTTTGTCGCGCCCCGCATGGCGAAACCGCCATGTCGCCGGGGCGGCGAAGACGCATCGCACAGGCCGCACCGCTCGGTTGCGGCGTCCAATCGATGCCCAGAAGGGGTGAGACAGTGTCTTTGTTACAGGTGTATGCAAGAGCGCTTCAGTACCTTGCTGTTCACAAATTCCGCGTCGGGGCGATTGTCATTGCCAATATCGTCCTCGCCGTCATCACGATTGCAGAACCGATCCTGTTCGGTCGCATCATCGACGCGATCTCAACGCAAAAGGAAGTCACTCCGATGCTGCTCATGTGGGCGGCCTTTGGGGTGTTCAACACCATCGCCTTCGTCCTCGTTTCCCGCGAGGCCGACCGGCTGGCGCATGGCCGGCGGGCGACACTCCTGACCCAGGCCTTCGGCCGGATCGTTTCCATGCCGCTCTCCTGGCACAGCCAGCGCGGCACGTCGAACGCGCTGCACACGCTTTTACGTGCCTGCGAAACCCTCTTCGGCCTCTGGCTCGAATTCATGCGGCAGCATCTTGCGACCGCCGTCGCGCTGGTGCTGCTCGTGCCGACTGCCTTCGCGATGGATCTCCGCCTGTCGCTCGTACTCGTCATCCTCGGCGCCGCCTATGTGGTGATCAGCAAGGTCGTGATGAACCGCACCAAAGAAGGTCAGGCCTCGGTCGAGAACCACTATCATACGGTTTTCTCCCACGTCTCGGACTCCATCAGCAATGTGTCGGTGGTTCACAGCTACAACCGCATCGAGGCGGAGACCCGCGAACTGAAGAAGTTCACCGAACGGCTGCTGTCCGCGCAATATCCGGTGCTCGACTGGTGGGCGATCGCAAGCGCGCTTAACCGCATGGCCTCGACCATATCGATGATGGCCATCCTCGTCATCGGCACCATTCTAGTGCAGCGCGGCGAGCTCGGAGTCGGCCAGGTCATCGCCTTCATCGGCTTCGCCAATCTGCTGATCGGCCGCCTCGACCAGATGAAGGCCTTCGCCACGCAGATCTTCGAGGCGCGCGCCAAGCTCGAGGACTTTTTCCAGCTCGAAGATTCGGTGCGTGACCGCGAGGAGCCGGCCGACGCCAAGGAACTGACCGGCGTCGTCGGAGAGGTGGAATTCCGCAACATCTCCTTTGATT includes:
- a CDS encoding glucan ABC transporter ATP-binding protein/ permease, encoding MSLLQVYARALQYLAVHKFRVGAIVIANIVLAVITIAEPILFGRIIDAISTQKEVTPMLLMWAAFGVFNTIAFVLVSREADRLAHGRRATLLTQAFGRIVSMPLSWHSQRGTSNALHTLLRACETLFGLWLEFMRQHLATAVALVLLVPTAFAMDLRLSLVLVILGAAYVVISKVVMNRTKEGQASVENHYHTVFSHVSDSISNVSVVHSYNRIEAETRELKKFTERLLSAQYPVLDWWAIASALNRMASTISMMAILVIGTILVQRGELGVGQVIAFIGFANLLIGRLDQMKAFATQIFEARAKLEDFFQLEDSVRDREEPADAKELTGVVGEVEFRNISFDFANSGQGVHNVSFTAKAGQTIAIVGPTGAGKTTLVNLLQRVHDPKHGQILIDGVDISTVTRKSLRRSIATVFQDAGLMNRSIGDNIRLGREDATLEEIVAAAEAAAAGDFIEDRLNGYDTVVGERGNRLSGGERQRIAIARAILKNAPILVLDEATSALDVETEARVKDAIDALRKDRTTFIIAHRLSTVREADLVIFMDHGRIVEMGGFNELSRSNGRFAALLRASGILTDDDVRRSLTAA